The proteins below come from a single Cannabis sativa cultivar Pink pepper isolate KNU-18-1 chromosome 3, ASM2916894v1, whole genome shotgun sequence genomic window:
- the LOC115709649 gene encoding CASP-like protein 1C1 gives MAKIKRLGLIILRLAAFAATLSATIVMATSHEKASFLTISFEAKYSQTPAFKYFMIANAIVSVYGFLVIFLPSESLLWRLVIAMDLVFAMLLSSSISAALAIAYVGKKGNTYAGWLPICSQVQNYCDHVKGALVAGFIGVILYFLLLMHALHTALDPFLLKKT, from the exons ATGGCCAAGATCAAGAGGCTTGGCCTGATTATATTGAGGCTTGCTGCGTTCGCTGCTACCCTTTCCGCCACCATTGTCATGGCTACAAGCCATGAGAAGGCCAGCTTCTTAACCATCTCTTTTGAGGCCAAATACTCACAAACACCTGCCTTTAA GTACTTCATGATTGCAAATGCCATTGTCAGTGTTTATGGGTTTCTGGTTATTTTCCTCCCTTCAGAAAGTTTGCTTTGGCGTCTAGTAATTGCCATGGATTTG GTTTTTGCGATGTTGCTCAGCTCAAGCATTTCAGCAGCTTTAGCGATAGCTTATGTGGGAAAGAAAGGAAACACTTACGCAGGTTGGCTGCCGATATGTAGCCAAGTTCAAAACTATTGCGACCACGTAAAAGGAGCTCTAGTTGCTGGTTTTATTGGAGTAATACTTTACTTTCTGCTTCTTATGCATGCTCTGCACACCGCCTTAGATCCCTTTCTCCTGAAAAAGACTTAG